The genomic segment aatggagaATTGACAAGCAAGCTGGTCATTGTCGACCCCATTTGCAAACCACATCacacaaaattttatcaatttcttttgttaCCAATAGCTCATGGAGACAAAAGAGAAAGTCAAAGctattagtattattatttttaaatcgTGTGTGAAAGTAAGGGGGGGCGGCCATTGAGATGAAAGTCCAtatcaaagaaaagaaataaatgaaagatgaaagatagaaaagataaaaaagaaatgaaaagaaaagttaagtcggttaagtgaagaagaaaaaggaaagagagaagtcGATTGTGAGGgagagcaaaaagaaaagcaaaagaacaaaggaaagaaaaaaaagagagaaacagcTGAGAAAGAGAAATAAGTTGGTGGTGagtgagagaagaaaaatttaaccaaaaacctagagagaagagaaagaaagaaagaaaggaaaagagagaaagttggGGTTGTGGTTGCTGacgaaaaaagagagagagagcttttTTTTCGGTGACAAAATGGctgaaaaaaagagagaaaatttgaGTTCTTAGGATCAATCTAAAGCTAACCAACGGTGGAAGTGGAGAGGAGGCTTTAAGTCGTTGGTGGtgcgagagagagagagagctagTGCTATCCATTAGTGCTAGGAAGCAGCCACACAAGGCCAAACAATATATTCCCAAGGTAAATCGTGGGTTTAATTGAGACTTGGGCCAACCTAGCCCAATTTGGTAAAATTGCTTTACTCTTCTCCATGGCTTGTTGTGAAATTGGATTGTTTGGAGGCTATCCCATCttatttaactatactttggttatttggTGATATGAAGTAAATTTAAGTTGCTTAGAAAGGTTAAAATAGGCACTTaatatcataaataagttaccaatgtttataatttaaagaattacatGAGTAAaggatataattaattttagcaAAAATGTATTAAAATGTGAGTTAGGTGAATGTGgatttatgatagaatgagaaagagaagtggaATTGACGCACTAAGTATATTgtgtttaaattgttgctaggaaagtttgttgTGAAAGCGTACCGAATGAAGTATGTGACTggcaaataggaataattatacacGCGTACGAATCAATAGCGGTGTAGTAATCCcactattgtgaggtgagtagggggtgtaaatttttaaaaaaatttcataaatatatacctataagtatgatttattttaaatgcgaAAATTGTGGATAGCACGTGCGGGTAAACATTTTAGAGAATCATGAatacaaattattttcaaaacttgtcttgaatatatatatgtataaattatatgtaaagtgtttttgaaaattggAAAGCAAGCCCTTCACACTGTTTTGCCTAAaaatttgtgccttatatttatgcagtgtgcgttcataattatattgcttattcaccatgtgaattattattttgaaattcatacataaatatattttgagaaaatcatagattttatcataccctatgttgaatgctttggaaataattttgaaacgaGATGTCAAGAACATAAAGTGATTtctaaaatggttttataaatcGAGAGATTAAAGAGTAGGCCAGTTCTCACTTtggttaagtgtgaccctcgtgcatgagtgagctctagctagagaaccattGGGTCACCGACGAACGGTTAGGCGTGGTTGGGGCCACGACTTATGATATATGTATGAgtggctaggccaccagaTGATTATACGGTTGTGACCGTTTGATTCTCCGATGTCGATCAACATcgtgagactgccatggcatgTGAGATCTGGTGGAGCGAGGCTCCCGGAGGTTATTACGTGGTATCGGGACCAcgaattttatttgatttcctACTTGAGACAAAaaatctctttgggttttcaaactcttatttcttgcatggtgaaaacaaaaattatgcGGTTTCCTACAGCTCTCCTTAGTTTTACtgttatatgaattttacccTCACGTGCGAGGTGATTTGCGAACTATGTATAAACCTGGTTACTATTTGGTTTTGCGGGAGCTTACCCAgctttattgatttgatttgagtattaCATGAGATAATTTCGACTGCAGAGATCTTTTACGAACACGAggtttaaaatgatattttacgGATTTAGTTTGAACATGGTTATTAACCTTCTCACTGCACAAAAGTTTACttacttgatttgatatacATTATGGTTGATTACGACTTACAAAAGATTCTcgatattttcttatatatatataaggcacaaatctccgtttgaattaaatatttttatctactctgcaagttttattattcaaaatctcAACCTTATTGCTTGTTTCCATCTATCCTCTGCTCACAGAGTTGATGAttactgagtctgtgagactcacacccctcttatttcttcttttgcagATAGGGATCGGCTTAGTGTGTAATCATTAGCACGTACGATCCACCGCAGATAGGTAAAgacatctcatagcattttatcccGAGTCGCTTCGCTGTTAGAGGTTGAGTTGTAGTACTCTGGTTTTACtatgtaaacaaatattagttttgatataaaCAGGaagtttgagatttttgaactCAATGTATTTAATTGTGCTCTCGTGacttaaagtcaaaatttaataGCTATGGTTATTGTTGAATtcatgttttaaatatttatggttCAAACATGAATACGGTTTAGTAGAAATAAACAATGAgttattgagaaatttcttTAAGGCTTGTTTGGGACTTGGCGGGATCTCCTAGAGGTCTTGGACGCCGGTAGCGATCGAGGAGGGGTCGTTACACTAATAGTTTCTTATTGTTTGTAGACGgcctcaaaacaataaaaggaAGGTGTGCTGTCGGTGACTATAATAGGTACGCCTAACCTTAATGCatttgtatgaatttatttttgcttcatttcttttccctACTTTGCAGTTTATGCCATTTATGATTCATCTTAAAGTATGTCTTTTAGATTTTGCCTATATAAGTTGCTTGCTGCCTTCCTTGTTTAGATTTTAGTCAATAAAATATGGAAATtcatattgaatttttttatttttcttcccttttatttttaattacttcattttctttatttctcttctaCTTTGGTGGGTTGTGCTTGGCAGTTTTTTTAGTTCAgtttttgttatatattgTGTAACATTCTGTCTTTGCAATGTTATCTGAAAACATTCCAAGGTTAAGtgtgccttttttttttttttgacaaaatgcTACTCATTgatgaaaaagattttaaagcaCTTCTGTTGAGATGATTTTTGTTGTGTCATTTATGACTTGCAACTTGCAGAATGTTgtctaaaaaataatgaagaaacgTGTTTTTGAATCGCTAGTATTGAAAACTagtctactttgtttttcgaACAGTATCATGCTCATTGTtaattattgaataattttagtatattttataataatttttgtatattttatagcaaatattatttatacatatatcaaATATTAACAGCCAGAATTATGTCAttgataatataataaatgaagttgttgaaggagaaaattatgatgattgcaaaagaaaaaaaaaagaaaccttaaaTTACTTTTAATGTAGACATTTTGTTATCAGTTGCAAATTTACcttcaaggaaaaaaataaattagattTATGGTTCCTATCCTAAATCATTGGGGTTTCAAGATTACGTTTAAATGTAAACATTTTAcgttaaaaaaatagatttatgGTTCATATTTTGAATCATTGGGGTTTCAAGATTACTTTTAATGTAGACATTTTGCTATTAGTTGCAAATTGAGAAGTTGAGGTATAGGTGTTTAATAATGCATGAGAAGTCTTTAAATTGTATACCAGTGcaatttgttttcttattttatacACACACTCACACACACATACCTTTTttagcataaaataataagttatTTTCATATACAATAGTGAATTCATTACTACATTTCTTTAAACAatctaataataattttaatactcAAAATTGTTAACATCAATACACAATTTTACAAACCCGTTGCGTAACACGGGGCGCTTTTCTcgtatatataaaagtaatgaacTAATTAATTGCTAAATGATCAATAGACAACCATCTAATTCCATTTCtaaagtaaattttaaaacttcacTGTCAATATACAGAATAATATCAAGTTAATTCACTAAACCTAAAACCTAATATACTTATACAactgaaatatatataaactgaAAGAGAACATGACCTAACACAAAGCACAAAAAACCCAAGAAGTGGTTGAAATGGATGCTTGCCTACTTGTTAGGTATTAGTTGTTAGATTTTCCCAAATAATAAAGTGAGAGTTcacattatttaatttattttaactttttatcaAAAATGGGTTAAGCTTATTTGGTCTTAATAAATTGACAATAATGTAATCCATAATATGATCTAGTAAAGTGGTCAAACTCCAATATTTGTGTGCTTAAGACTATAGGCCTGTATAAGAAACCTTAAATTTTGTGACAAATGTGACTAGAGATTCAATATATAAAGGTATGACTATGTCTCTACTTATATTCACCTAGTAGTTAAACTGGTCAAATATTGCTTTCGCTATCAAAAATCATGAATAAGAAATTAAGTACTCCTTTGTTTTCTAAAATTCAACTATGAAAAATCTTGGATTAGTGCAAATTAATAATGCATAAAGTTTATGAATTGGTAATAAAGCCTACCTTGGTTTGAATATAAGATCTAATTAAGcattattttatgtgatttattatatatttaccatGTTTAAGTCGAGATATTTAGGCATGTAGgcaaaaaacttttttttagttattgGTTTTGTCAATAAATATAGGTTTATTTTATAAACGAAAAAGCGTTTCTTTTATAAGCTTGGGCTACAAAAAGTTGAGAACAAAGTGTGtgacaaaaaaattgaataagaTTGGATGGTATACGTGATTATAGTTGGTGTATATCTTGTTAATATCCAATGTATCTAATGTTACTTCTCTAATGATTATATACTCAAAATATGGTGTTTTAGATTATTCTTTCAAATTGTTTAATGGTTTGGAGGCAAGGAATGTGATTTTAATGTCAACCATGATTGAGTCATATGTTGAGAGTGGGCATTTGCATGAAGCACTCAATGTGTTTAGGTCAATGCATTTCTCAAAACATAGGCCAGACTCAGTGTCAATGGCAAGGATGTTGGACGTTTGTAGTGAGCTTATAGCTGCAAGGCTTGGAAAGGAGATTCATGGGCAAGTCTTGGAGAAAGATTTTGAATCGATTAATTCCTTGTTAAGGGTTCTATGATGGTTACTCAAATGGtacaaattgaagtttaaTGGCTAAAATGTGGATTGAGCATAAATTTAGTGACTAATGGTGTAATTTACTTATTGTAACAGCAATTCTAAACTAAGCctctatatataaaaagataaagcATCTTGATTTAATAATACCCACACTAGCCACCCAACAACTTTCGTTCAACTCTAAGTAGCAAAGCAACTTTCATCCTCGATATTTATAGAACTTATGGTTTGATTCTCTTCTTCTTGGGATTTTTTGCATATAAGGAATTATTCTTCCTTGATCGATTCCTCAAGGGGATTTAAGAGTTTAATTTGTAAATCctaaattccaattttagaaaagatggTAGAGTATGAGATTATAAAGAATTATTTTGACATTCACACTAAATTATTCTAGACAAAATGAGATGTCTACATGCAACATTGGATATTAATTAACATTAAAATTCATCCATCCAATGTTTACACTAGGATCATGAAGAAAATGATTAGAAAAGATTAATCACTAGTATTTTTCAAAGATAGAAAATGTAGTCCAAAGGATTACAATTTAATATCTTTAGACACTTGATGTGGGCGGATCAAAGCAAATAAAAAGATATGGTTGGGGTAGGAGAAACTTCAAGCTTTGAAAAGGATAATGTTGAGTCGAAATAAGGTTTGCGGAACCAACCAGATGAGTGAGTAATAGGGCCACCTTGCATTTCAAGTTCaataaaagaattataaataagtttaaattgagGAAAAAAAGGATAATAAATATGTAATTTATATGCATGGAAATGTAAAGTAGtgcttaaaataaattaacgaTACCTTCTAACAGGAATGAGGAGTGGCATGACCAGCAGGAGACATTCGAAGACATAAGCATGGATTCATAGCAATAGTATTAGCCAAAGGATGGGCAACCTGTAATTTGCAagaaataattacaatgataATTCACATTCCacagtttatttaattttgaaaatttaaggaACTCAAATGGTGTTGACCAACTTACTTGTGATGTAGTCTCACTTACACCACCGCTTGCTATGGAAgaggaaaattgaaaaattggaaTCTGTTAAATAGTCCAAAAACTTTATTCGTGAATATATAcgaacaagaagaaaaaagatttgCCACAATATACAAAAgtgaagggttttttttttttaaaaaggttacatgaatatataaaaattacaattcattattaatacaaaatatatatggCATAATCATTACAATTAagaagaataatttttttgaaggCATATGttgtataattaattttcttttaagtaAATAATGTTGAAACAAGTCTTTAGTTTTCGGTTAGTAGAAGATTTGTTTTCAACCTCAATGTCTGTTAAGTTTTAGGTTGATTAGAATTCTAGATCTTATTTAACTAGGATTCTTGTTTGTGTGCAGTGATAATTCACATCCCacactttatttaattttgaaaatttaatgagcAATCTACATAGTGTTGATTGACTTACTTGTGATGTAGTCTCACTAGCACCGCCGTTTGCTGTGGAGGAGGAAAATTGAGAAATTGGAGTCTGTTAAATAGTCCAGAAAGTTCATTTGTAAACATAtatgaacaaaagaaaaaagatttgCAATAATATAGAAATGTGAGGGTTTCTTTTAAAGAgattatatgaatatataaaaattacatttcatcattattacaaaatatatatggCATAATCATTACAATTAagaagaataatttttttttgaaaagcatatgttatataattaattttctttgaagtACATAATGTTGAAACAAGTCTTTAGCTTTTTATTAGCAGAAGATTTGTTTTTAGCCTCAGTGGTCTATTATGTACAACATGATCCCCTACCACACTCCAAATTcaacttattttcttgcttgagaTTGAGCTCCCTTCTAAGTGACTAAAATATTCCTCTAAAAGCTCAACATTTCCCCCCAATTACATTTGTTCAAGATTAAATTTACAAAACCAACATAAAATTAGATGAAACTCACACATTGTGAGATTTGAATATgaaacataaaagttttagGACTTCTTTTCTACTATTGCACCATTATACATAAAGTTTAGCAATTGGTTAAAATTTGATActataatttaaaagttttagaTTCAAATAATGGAATAAAATTGGTGAGATATATTGAAATGACCAATAAATGAAGACTACCTCTCTAGTATGTgagaaaaggataaaaaaaatatagattcAACCTGTTGTACTTGAAAAATGCTAAAATTGTGCTTCTTCTCAGGATCATTTGCAACTGCTTTCAGCCAAAGATTAAATTTCTGTGCATGACTTGCAATTTGACTTGGAGTCCTTGTTTTCACTAAATTCtctgaaatttttttccattttccttgTCCATACACTTCTAAACCCATTAAAAACGCCTTATGCTCCTGCTCAGTCCAGAACTTCCCTGaccaataaaacaaaaatcaaatcgGATCttacattaaaagaaaataaatatatgtaatttttagTTAATAATCAACTAGTAGTTTTAATGTAATTATAATAGGGCTTTTAACCATTAAGAATATCTTCtgataaaacaaaatcattgaaTCAATATATaccttgttttctttctagTAATTTGGAACTAACAGGCATACTGTGATCCTTTGTTTTCAATTGACAAGTCGTTGAATAATGGCCTTGGAGTCGACAGATGGAGCACCTTCGAGTTTGAGTCACCTGTCTCACCATGTTTGTCAGCTCTCTGTTATCCAAAGATGAGATGTGACAAGCAAGCGAGCTAGCTAGCTAGGTTAATTGTACACACTGTAAACCTTACTCCATACAATACCATATATAGGCATTACACTTCGCAGCTGTCCTTTGCAATTAAGGATTGATCAATATCCACACATACCAAATTTGAAAAGTTGCCaagttttgataaaaaaaatttcaatacaCCAACCTTTCTTTcacaaaaggaaataaaaaggaaaacaacgAAGATAAGATGTTGGTAAcgttttttaaataaagtttgcaaagtttttaatttcttgcaattaaataaaaactaaaactctTATTTGAAATCAATAGATTGATAGTTGTTGTTTAGATCATGGGTTAAcactttaatattttattaaataggaactttaattaaaaactaattattaaaattttgcttTCCATCAACAATGGATTATATTTTACATATAGATAccattatttcattaatttatgAGGAAATTGTGGGAAATGACCTTCATAGTAAGGTGACTTCAAAAATGACCgtttctataattttaattgtttttagtcAATTTTTGGCACGacttgacaaaaataccctttaaaccaattaatccaaatgaaggtgcgtcttagtttctttctttctactCTCCCAccatttaacttaaaattctaaaattaaatctcgatttagATTTAGCTATCCCTCCGTCCAACTCTCCAACGCCATTGAGGTCTATATCGGCAGCCAACTTTCTCACGATCCCAAAGTGCaaagatgacatcaaggtatttGTTATGTGTTCTTGGGTTTATTTAGGGTTATTCATAAAACGAAAAAGTTGATGggtaaattatatgagtttggaaacttaaatcttgtcacgacccggaacctccctcaggcccatgacaatcgccgcgacgtcccgattgacacttaTTATttggaatgccaaccggaaccccgcaaggcttacatatcagtttctttcctttcctgtgagcaatcattgttaaatatcgagtttttagagaatatatactattttagataaaaaacaatcaaaataaaattttcgccacacaggggtattttggtcatttttttttcaaaaatttcgaaactggctaaaacgtaatatacaagtacaaaacacataattcatattcaaaatgagtttaaaagtctaaaatcttcatttaaaacgaaattacggttatttgaatataataagaaaataaaagaaatattaaggaaaatattctattttcttataaaacaatatttatagagttatacgtgaataatttttatagcgtaaaagctaaataaatttatacatactgaaatacagtaagccaaaatatttaatttaatttacaataacaagagggcccccgaataaacaaaagtaaagaggactgtgaacctacggtttggaaaatgcagatccaatggtagtcctcgatgagatcagctatctacagtctatactgaacctgaaatgggtggaaaggagttgggtgagattttgcaatcccaatgagtaaacagacattatcataaatatctaaaggcgagtaaaatggaggcaagtttaaacaacaaatttcaacccatttcataatgttttcaatttatttcttaaaccataaaatatttgtaatttaccaaaacagttgttaaggcttatgtcttttattaaaacaaggctcaagccaaaactaatcctcggggataccttggccgaggcatctaaccgagtccgccaagggtgttaaaatattcacacgtgaaacacatttttatttttaaaaccagccgttccttggcgttggccgagttacacattcacgtgggggttcgacgtgaagtgagctctaatactaccccaggagttaccctcctcgcctctacaaccggagtaactatataactgggtttaccgtgcccctctaataggcagtccacggaaacccgtcactgcagtgactaacccaccaattttaataaaatttcgacagtataacgtggcttttatttatttatccagcctgcatagtaaaaacaacttacataaatttcccaatgcactcacaaaatatagccacatatactcatttctcataagccattcctaggaaaatatatatttttcaagtcaatttgcagcctccaattactcaatttcataatcaatacaatatatttttatttgtcacatttattcctaaaacatcaaaaatcccgttttaatctcgttttcatttcataaaatacataaagggcatttaaaaataaactctagataatttacaataataataagtttactcaccgtttgtacaaactaaaagctttctaagcgccccgatcactactcgtcgggtacgacttctttgccttttccggaaggctctcctcctagacacattacaaaaatttacacaattcatcacattgatgctaaatcactatataattaacttaaatcctatactaatgcatggtatgaaatgcaatagcctaaaacggcttaaacgcggtattaacctatttttggcactttgcccgataaattgctaacgcgctccattttagctctaaatcatcccattctctctccaacatttctaaccattaaatatcagccaataaccttctaaaaacaacaaaatcagctcactcccttccttggaaaattcggccaaaaatgggacattaagtcggttaattttctactttgtttttctatcacgtttaatcgtttttcatcattttctcttcattttccttagaataaaatcaattcatcatcattgtacagcattgagcatccagccaagagtgggtattgtgaaaatttaatgatttcttgcccaatttaatttctaaacacatttaactaactaaaactatcaatttaactaaaaatcaaaacctaaaaatttcaatttctctcccctagaatttcgtccagcccttgatatcactttttgatctctctcctcaagcatgctaaatggaaataaaggcataggaaaggtagaaatcaagctaaaatcgaaaaatcttaccgttagacgcgtaaacggtcgaaaaccgcgaatttctctttgaattttct from the Theobroma cacao cultivar B97-61/B2 chromosome 8, Criollo_cocoa_genome_V2, whole genome shotgun sequence genome contains:
- the LOC18592876 gene encoding transcription factor MYB1R1, which translates into the protein MVRQVTQTRRCSICRLQGHYSTTCQLKTKDHSMPVSSKLLERKQGKFWTEQEHKAFLMGLEVYGQGKWKKISENLVKTRTPSQIASHAQKFNLWLKAVANDPEKKHNFSIFQVQQTPISQFSSSTANGGASETTSQIPIFQFSSSIASGGVSETTSQVAHPLANTIAMNPCLCLRMSPAGHATPHSC